One segment of Nostoc piscinale CENA21 DNA contains the following:
- a CDS encoding 2Fe-2S iron-sulfur cluster-binding protein, whose product MGNIKFVKENKEVIAANGANLRLKAVENGIDLYTLFGKMTNCGGYGQCGTCVVEIVEGLENLSPRTEVEKRKFKKKPDNYRLACQALVHGPVSVVTKP is encoded by the coding sequence ATGGGTAACATTAAATTTGTTAAAGAAAACAAAGAAGTCATAGCTGCAAATGGCGCTAACTTGCGGCTAAAAGCTGTAGAAAACGGCATTGATTTGTACACACTTTTCGGCAAAATGACCAACTGCGGCGGTTACGGTCAGTGTGGTACTTGTGTTGTAGAGATAGTAGAAGGTTTAGAAAATCTTTCGCCGCGTACCGAGGTAGAAAAGCGCAAATTTAAGAAAAAACCAGATAATTACCGCCTCGCCTGTCAAGCTTTAGTACATGGCCCTGTGAGTGTAGTAACAAAACCTTAA
- the psbM gene encoding photosystem II reaction center protein PsbM, whose translation MQVNDLGFVASILFVLVPSVFLLILYIQTASREGKKDS comes from the coding sequence ATGCAAGTTAATGACTTAGGGTTCGTAGCGAGCATTCTGTTCGTACTAGTTCCCTCTGTGTTTTTATTAATTCTGTACATCCAAACAGCCAGCCGCGAAGGTAAAAAAGATAGTTAA
- a CDS encoding FAD-dependent oxidoreductase, which translates to MKRRHKVAGFQALLFSVSLVSTYLLPESTIVAASPRTPDKTVNCEMLVVGGGLSGVATAYEGLLAGRTVCLTEITDWLGGQISSQGTSALDERPTQRDRQFYSRGYTELRNRIQRYYGKLNPGECWVSDSCFLPRDAHIIMTQMLKDAEKKGKGKLEWFPNTVIKELNISQNRKIIEGAIAIQHQPAKGAPPLNTFTLSQTIEDAYRYQNSSRLSKKIIRFVPKVPKKSTTSNSPKWYVVDTSETGEIIALADVPYRLGIDARSFLEPSSSSTSNDPYCTQGFTYTFAMEATKEPQPQIMPPFYLQYSPYFSYELKRLADFGLVFTYRRIRHPNPGQPTQFNGVKFTAPTPGDISMQNWTWGNDYRPGTAKDNLIYTRQQLQATGQLKPGGWMGGLRTETLRRGEENALSYYYWLVAGTTDSQLGKGVKQQQTNNRFLSGLNSPMGTVHGLSKYPYMREGRRIIGRPSWGQPEGFTIWEVDISRRNYNDEYYRKTLSADTYRQLKATLAGLEAASVITGQVSPDKALRRSRSTIYPDAVGIGHYAIDFHPCMVQSPPEAPGNKERPGERRGAGQAYPFQIALRAMIPQKIDNLIVGGKSIATSHIAAAAYRVHSFEWSSGAAAGTVAAFALKNNVAPYQLVDDLPKAEPQLQALKSLLEKNGNPTAFPDTSIFNQNWEDWR; encoded by the coding sequence ATGAAGCGCAGACACAAAGTAGCTGGTTTTCAAGCATTACTCTTCAGTGTTAGCTTAGTTTCCACATATTTGTTACCTGAGTCTACTATTGTTGCTGCATCACCAAGAACCCCAGATAAAACAGTCAACTGCGAGATGTTAGTAGTAGGTGGCGGACTGTCTGGGGTAGCCACGGCTTACGAGGGGTTACTAGCAGGACGAACAGTATGTTTAACAGAAATTACCGACTGGTTAGGGGGACAAATTTCTTCTCAGGGGACATCTGCGTTAGATGAACGACCAACCCAACGCGATCGCCAATTCTATTCTCGCGGGTATACTGAATTACGCAACCGGATTCAACGCTATTACGGCAAACTTAACCCTGGTGAGTGCTGGGTAAGTGATTCTTGCTTTCTGCCTCGTGATGCACACATCATTATGACGCAAATGCTCAAGGATGCAGAAAAAAAGGGTAAGGGTAAGTTGGAATGGTTTCCCAACACGGTGATTAAGGAATTAAATATTAGTCAGAATCGGAAAATCATTGAAGGTGCGATCGCTATTCAACATCAACCAGCCAAAGGCGCACCACCTCTCAACACTTTTACCTTATCTCAAACTATTGAAGATGCCTATCGCTACCAAAATTCATCGCGATTGAGCAAAAAAATTATCCGCTTTGTTCCCAAGGTTCCCAAAAAGTCAACCACCAGCAATTCTCCTAAGTGGTATGTTGTCGATACCAGCGAAACTGGCGAAATCATCGCCTTAGCTGATGTTCCCTATCGTTTGGGTATTGATGCGCGTTCTTTCCTCGAACCATCTTCTTCTAGCACCAGCAATGATCCTTACTGTACCCAAGGTTTTACTTATACCTTTGCAATGGAGGCTACTAAAGAACCGCAACCCCAAATCATGCCCCCATTTTATTTACAGTATTCACCATATTTTAGCTATGAATTAAAAAGATTAGCAGACTTTGGCTTAGTTTTCACCTACCGCCGGATACGGCATCCAAATCCCGGACAACCTACACAATTTAACGGCGTGAAATTCACTGCACCCACACCAGGGGATATTTCGATGCAAAACTGGACTTGGGGTAACGATTACCGTCCAGGAACAGCCAAAGATAACTTGATTTACACTCGCCAGCAACTGCAAGCTACAGGCCAGTTAAAACCAGGCGGCTGGATGGGGGGACTGCGGACAGAAACTCTCCGCAGAGGCGAAGAAAACGCTCTTTCTTATTATTACTGGCTAGTAGCTGGCACTACAGATTCCCAGTTAGGTAAGGGTGTGAAACAACAGCAAACTAATAATAGATTTCTGTCTGGCTTAAATTCCCCAATGGGTACGGTGCATGGTTTATCAAAATATCCCTATATGCGAGAAGGTAGGCGAATAATTGGTCGTCCTAGTTGGGGACAACCGGAAGGCTTCACGATTTGGGAAGTTGATATTTCTCGGCGCAACTACAACGATGAGTACTATCGCAAAACCTTATCTGCGGATACCTATCGTCAGTTAAAAGCAACACTCGCAGGTTTAGAGGCTGCATCTGTGATTACTGGTCAAGTCTCACCAGATAAAGCTTTACGCCGTAGCCGTTCCACAATTTATCCTGATGCGGTGGGTATTGGTCACTACGCTATCGACTTTCATCCTTGCATGGTTCAAAGTCCGCCAGAAGCCCCAGGAAATAAAGAACGTCCGGGAGAAAGGCGCGGCGCGGGACAGGCTTATCCGTTTCAAATTGCACTGCGGGCGATGATTCCCCAAAAAATTGATAATTTAATCGTTGGTGGTAAAAGTATTGCTACCAGCCATATTGCTGCGGCTGCATATCGCGTACATTCCTTTGAATGGTCTTCTGGTGCGGCGGCGGGAACTGTGGCTGCTTTTGCTTTAAAAAATAATGTTGCACCTTATCAACTAGTAGATGATTTGCCCAAAGCAGAACCGCAACTGCAAGCCTTAAAAAGTTTATTAGAGAAAAACGGCAATCCTACCGCTTTCCCTGATACTTCCATTTTTAATCAAAACTGGGAAGATTGGCGATAG
- the pstC gene encoding phosphate ABC transporter permease subunit PstC produces the protein MNNSSESNSNQSFLNLSNEDLGLTATSGANFWLDKGFTWLTYFFATITVAILFLMSWVIYKEAKPAIEQFGIGFLWSQDWDTGNHVFGALPYIYGTLVSSAIAILFAIPIGIAIAIVTSENFLPISIRSTLAFIVELIAAIPSVIVGLWGIFVFIPILEPLQKWLASYFNWIPIFNSVDPIGTNMLTAGIVLAIMILPTMAAISRDVLLAIPKELRSASMALGSTRWETIFRVLLPAGFSGIVSAAMLALGRALGETMAVTLVIGNSSQISASLLDPAYTIPSILANEFAEAEPGLHIGSLSYLGLVLFGLTLIVNIGARLLVRFFGQKSK, from the coding sequence ATGAATAACTCATCAGAATCAAATAGTAACCAGTCATTTTTAAATTTAAGTAATGAAGATTTAGGATTAACAGCTACAAGTGGTGCAAATTTCTGGTTAGATAAAGGCTTTACGTGGTTAACATATTTTTTTGCCACGATTACAGTTGCCATATTGTTTTTGATGAGTTGGGTAATTTATAAAGAGGCTAAACCAGCAATTGAGCAGTTTGGCATTGGATTTTTATGGAGTCAAGATTGGGATACAGGTAATCATGTTTTTGGGGCATTACCTTATATTTATGGAACTTTAGTGAGTAGTGCGATCGCAATTTTATTTGCTATCCCAATCGGCATTGCAATTGCAATAGTCACTAGCGAAAATTTCTTACCTATATCTATTAGAAGTACATTGGCATTCATTGTAGAATTAATTGCCGCAATTCCCAGTGTAATTGTTGGCTTATGGGGAATTTTTGTGTTTATTCCCATTTTAGAACCGTTACAAAAATGGTTAGCCAGTTATTTTAATTGGATACCAATATTTAACTCGGTAGATCCTATCGGCACAAATATGTTAACCGCAGGTATTGTGTTAGCTATTATGATTTTACCGACAATGGCTGCTATTAGCCGTGATGTTTTACTCGCCATTCCCAAAGAATTACGCAGCGCCTCAATGGCTTTGGGTAGCACACGTTGGGAAACAATTTTTCGGGTGTTATTACCCGCAGGATTTTCTGGTATTGTCAGTGCAGCAATGCTGGCTTTAGGTAGAGCCTTGGGTGAAACAATGGCTGTAACTCTTGTAATTGGTAACTCATCTCAAATCAGTGCTTCCTTACTTGATCCAGCCTACACAATTCCCTCAATACTAGCCAATGAATTTGCAGAAGCGGAACCAGGATTACATATTGGATCTTTGAGTTATTTAGGGTTAGTTTTGTTTGGGTTGACTTTAATTGTAAATATTGGTGCTAGGTTATTGGTGCGGTTTTTTGGTCAAAAAAGTAAATAA
- a CDS encoding adenosine deaminase: MALHAELHRHLGGSVVPRVLWRYFERHSTELISRFPNYGEFEDFYTRPRNTLDEYLELHTLVESVQTVETLPYFIYRLVRGAYIFENLAYLELRYTPYLRTPEHLSQSKRIDKMAEIVDVVGKASHIQECPIVTSQILCMHSRLPFEVNKAIIDLAVENRQYVCGIDVAGGDSYYADRLQEWISLYDYARSQGVNTTGHLYETTAGCYPELLPYLKRIGHGIQIPLLYPELLPEIARRGQCLEVCPTTYIKTGTLQDIRQLKLVFDRCFEAGVDIAICTDNAGLHNVRLPFEYENLLTYDIIGFAQLQACQEAAFRHAFAWPYTHRPASLLNGLLQPETPKVMAMKD; this comes from the coding sequence ATGGCTTTACATGCTGAATTACACAGACATTTGGGTGGTTCTGTTGTACCGCGCGTTTTATGGCGATATTTTGAGCGACATTCTACAGAATTAATTTCTCGCTTTCCTAACTACGGAGAGTTTGAGGATTTTTATACCAGACCTCGTAACACCTTAGATGAATATTTGGAATTGCATACTTTAGTAGAAAGTGTGCAAACAGTAGAGACTTTGCCTTACTTTATTTATCGCTTGGTGCGGGGTGCTTATATATTTGAAAATTTGGCTTATCTGGAACTGCGCTATACCCCATATCTACGAACACCAGAACATCTGAGTCAATCAAAAAGAATTGACAAAATGGCAGAAATTGTGGATGTGGTGGGTAAGGCTAGTCATATTCAAGAATGTCCGATTGTGACGAGTCAAATTCTGTGTATGCACTCGCGCCTGCCGTTTGAGGTAAATAAGGCGATTATTGATTTGGCTGTGGAGAACAGACAATATGTTTGTGGGATAGATGTGGCTGGGGGTGATAGCTATTACGCCGATCGCCTGCAAGAATGGATTAGTTTGTATGATTATGCGCGATCGCAAGGTGTTAACACTACCGGACACCTTTACGAAACCACTGCTGGTTGTTACCCAGAACTTTTACCTTATCTCAAACGCATTGGTCACGGTATCCAAATTCCGTTATTGTATCCAGAGTTACTGCCGGAAATTGCCAGACGCGGACAGTGTTTGGAAGTTTGCCCAACCACATACATTAAAACAGGCACTTTACAGGATATCCGCCAACTCAAATTAGTTTTTGACCGTTGTTTTGAGGCTGGGGTAGATATTGCAATTTGTACAGATAATGCTGGGTTACACAATGTCCGTTTGCCATTTGAATATGAAAATCTCTTGACTTACGACATTATTGGCTTTGCACAGCTACAAGCTTGCCAAGAAGCGGCTTTTCGCCACGCCTTTGCTTGGCCTTATACCCATCGTCCAGCATCGCTGTTAAACGGCTTACTACAGCCAGAAACTCCCAAGGTAATGGCGATGAAGGATTAG
- a CDS encoding adenylosuccinate synthase, producing the protein MANVIVIGAQWGDEGKGKITDLLSRSADVVVRYQGGVNAGHTIVAQNQTFKLHLIPSGILYPDTECIIGCGTVIDPQVLIAELDQLEKLNISTAKLLISETAHVTMPYHRLIDKASEERRGSHKIGTTGRGIGPTYADKSERTGIRVLDLMDSEGLRDQLEWTINYKNVILEKLYNLPPLDPKKVIDEYLGYADRLRPYVIDTSLKIYDAILRRRNILFEGAQGTLLDLDHGTYPYVTSSNPVAGGACVGTGLGPTMIDRVIGVSKAYTTRVGEGPFPTELQGELGEHLCDRGAEFGTTTGRKRRCGWFDAVIGRYAVRINGMDCMAITKLDVLDELAEIQVCVAYEIDGERCEHFPTSARQFARCRPIYKTLPGWQQSTSDCRTLEDLPQQALDYLKFLAELMEVPIAIVSLGASRDQTIIVEDPIHGPKRALLHADGTPASLLSA; encoded by the coding sequence TTGGCTAACGTCATTGTCATAGGTGCTCAGTGGGGCGACGAAGGGAAGGGTAAAATCACCGACTTACTCAGCCGTTCCGCAGATGTAGTGGTACGTTACCAAGGGGGTGTCAATGCTGGGCATACAATCGTAGCTCAGAACCAAACTTTTAAACTCCACCTGATTCCCTCTGGTATTTTGTATCCAGATACCGAGTGCATCATTGGCTGTGGGACAGTCATTGATCCACAGGTTTTGATTGCAGAACTCGACCAACTAGAAAAACTCAATATCTCCACTGCCAAACTGTTGATATCTGAGACAGCTCATGTCACGATGCCATACCATCGGTTGATTGACAAGGCATCAGAAGAACGGCGGGGAAGCCATAAAATCGGCACAACAGGTCGAGGAATTGGCCCAACTTATGCTGATAAATCAGAGCGTACAGGCATCAGAGTTTTAGATTTGATGGACTCCGAAGGTCTGCGCGACCAGTTAGAGTGGACAATCAATTATAAAAATGTCATTTTAGAAAAACTTTACAACCTGCCACCACTAGACCCGAAAAAAGTCATTGACGAGTATTTAGGTTATGCAGATCGCCTGCGTCCTTACGTGATTGACACATCGTTGAAAATATACGATGCCATTCTGCGAAGACGCAACATCTTGTTTGAAGGAGCGCAAGGCACACTCCTAGACTTAGATCATGGCACTTATCCTTATGTTACCTCCTCTAACCCTGTAGCGGGTGGAGCTTGCGTAGGTACAGGATTAGGGCCGACAATGATAGACCGGGTAATTGGTGTATCCAAAGCCTATACCACCCGCGTGGGAGAAGGGCCGTTCCCCACAGAACTACAAGGAGAGTTAGGCGAACATTTGTGCGATCGCGGTGCGGAATTCGGCACAACCACCGGACGTAAGCGGCGCTGTGGCTGGTTTGATGCCGTAATTGGTCGCTATGCCGTGCGGATTAACGGGATGGATTGTATGGCCATTACCAAACTTGATGTGCTTGACGAACTAGCGGAAATTCAAGTTTGCGTCGCCTATGAAATTGATGGCGAACGCTGCGAACATTTCCCCACCAGCGCCCGCCAGTTTGCCCGTTGTCGCCCCATCTACAAAACCTTACCAGGATGGCAGCAGTCTACAAGTGACTGCCGTACCTTAGAAGACTTGCCACAGCAAGCCCTAGACTACCTAAAATTCTTAGCAGAATTAATGGAAGTCCCAATTGCGATCGTCTCTTTAGGCGCAAGTCGCGATCAAACCATAATTGTAGAAGACCCCATTCACGGCCCCAAACGTGCATTACTACACGCTGACGGCACACCTGCCTCCTTGCTGAGTGCATAG
- a CDS encoding universal stress protein codes for MIEKILLAVSGLGHAEEMLKTLKEVPSIQRAKVTVLHVVPPQSTASAMTNKWEEGGKILANAIQSLNLDPSQVSSILRQGEPKDVVCQVADEIDADLIIMGSRGLKRLQSILANSVSQYVFQLSSRPMLLVKDDIYVKRIKRIMVALDNSDAAKHCLSLALFLLQGIPGSQLILTHINTDLRGKTSEVTEVIPEKNPVFGAAYAEAQKYGVQTRCYTSSGKPGEEICRLAEELSVDLLLLGSPDRRPSVAKSFVDIDRLIGASLSDYVRVNATCPVLLARTSA; via the coding sequence ATGATAGAAAAAATTTTGTTAGCGGTTTCGGGCTTAGGTCATGCAGAAGAAATGCTCAAAACCTTGAAAGAAGTACCATCAATTCAACGTGCCAAAGTAACAGTTCTGCACGTTGTACCTCCCCAAAGTACTGCTTCTGCAATGACAAATAAATGGGAAGAAGGGGGTAAAATTCTTGCCAACGCTATTCAGTCTTTGAACTTAGATCCTAGCCAAGTTTCTTCGATTTTACGGCAAGGTGAACCCAAAGACGTAGTTTGTCAGGTAGCCGATGAAATTGATGCTGACTTAATCATCATGGGTTCACGCGGACTCAAGCGTTTGCAGTCAATTTTGGCAAACTCTGTCAGTCAGTACGTTTTTCAATTGTCTTCTCGTCCCATGTTGTTGGTGAAAGATGACATTTATGTCAAAAGAATTAAGCGCATCATGGTAGCATTAGACAATTCTGATGCAGCCAAACATTGTTTAAGTTTAGCTTTATTCTTGCTGCAAGGTATTCCTGGTAGCCAATTAATTTTGACTCATATTAATACTGATTTGCGCGGCAAAACCTCAGAAGTTACTGAAGTTATCCCCGAAAAAAATCCCGTTTTTGGCGCAGCTTACGCCGAAGCTCAAAAATATGGTGTCCAAACTCGCTGCTACACCAGTAGCGGTAAACCCGGTGAAGAAATTTGTCGTCTCGCCGAAGAATTGAGTGTAGACTTACTTCTACTCGGTTCTCCAGATCGTCGTCCATCAGTAGCTAAGAGCTTTGTCGATATAGACAGACTCATTGGTGCTTCTTTGTCTGATTATGTTCGAGTCAACGCTACTTGTCCAGTATTGTTGGCAAGAACCAGTGCATAA
- a CDS encoding photosystem II reaction center protein K — translation MEAALLLAKLPEAYQIFDPLVDVLPVIPVFFLLLAFVWQAAVGFR, via the coding sequence ATGGAAGCAGCACTATTATTAGCTAAACTGCCCGAAGCTTACCAAATTTTCGATCCTCTGGTAGACGTTCTTCCAGTAATTCCTGTTTTCTTCTTGTTACTGGCTTTCGTGTGGCAAGCAGCTGTCGGATTTAGGTAA
- the pstB gene encoding phosphate ABC transporter ATP-binding protein PstB, giving the protein MNNLNPAIKVKNLSFYYNTSKAIEGISIDIYQNQVTAIIGPSGCGKSTFIKTLNRISELEGLVKVEGRVELFGQNIYDPKINVNRLRRQIGMVFQKPNPFPISIYENVAYGVRIAGRRSQTEVDEIVETALKGAALWDEVKDKLHKSALGLSGGQQQRLCIARALAIKPKVLLMDEPCSALDPIATMKVEELIHSLRSELTIAIVTHNMQQAARVSDFTAFFSTDESRIGQMVEFGVTNQIFYNPIDARTHDYVSGRFG; this is encoded by the coding sequence ATGAATAATCTCAATCCCGCCATCAAAGTTAAAAACCTCAGCTTTTATTACAATACTTCTAAAGCAATTGAAGGCATATCAATAGATATTTATCAAAATCAAGTAACGGCAATTATTGGCCCTAGTGGTTGTGGTAAGTCCACTTTTATCAAAACTCTAAATCGGATTAGTGAATTAGAAGGGCTAGTCAAAGTAGAAGGAAGAGTAGAATTATTTGGTCAAAATATTTACGACCCAAAAATTAACGTCAACCGCCTGCGTCGTCAAATTGGGATGGTATTTCAAAAACCCAATCCCTTTCCGATTAGTATTTATGAAAATGTTGCTTATGGAGTCAGAATAGCAGGTAGGCGATCGCAAACAGAAGTAGATGAAATTGTCGAGACAGCCTTAAAAGGTGCAGCTTTGTGGGACGAGGTAAAAGATAAACTACATAAATCTGCGTTAGGACTTTCTGGGGGTCAACAACAACGACTTTGTATAGCCCGTGCTTTAGCCATTAAACCCAAAGTACTGTTAATGGATGAACCTTGTTCAGCCCTTGACCCAATAGCAACGATGAAAGTTGAAGAATTAATTCACAGTCTGCGTTCAGAATTAACAATTGCCATTGTTACCCATAACATGCAGCAAGCAGCCCGTGTCTCTGATTTTACAGCTTTCTTCAGCACCGACGAAAGCCGAATTGGTCAAATGGTGGAATTTGGTGTCACAAATCAAATATTTTATAACCCCATCGATGCACGTACCCATGACTATGTTTCAGGGCGTTTTGGTTAA
- a CDS encoding ribbon-helix-helix domain-containing protein, which produces MKVEKLSISLPLNLVEFIENYKLNKGCKSRSQVIEQALELLRNQELEEAYRQASAEVDSAWDVTIADGLTI; this is translated from the coding sequence ATGAAAGTCGAAAAACTATCTATTTCTTTACCACTGAATTTAGTGGAGTTTATCGAGAATTACAAGCTGAATAAAGGATGTAAATCTCGTTCTCAGGTAATTGAACAAGCATTAGAATTGCTGCGAAATCAAGAACTAGAAGAAGCTTACCGCCAAGCATCTGCTGAAGTTGATAGTGCTTGGGATGTAACAATAGCAGATGGTTTAACAATTTAA
- the pstS gene encoding phosphate ABC transporter substrate-binding protein PstS, with amino-acid sequence MTFSTTTLYRAFTTSVVASAVALSPILSAVAQAETLNGAGATFPAPLYERYAREVRKKHPELKINYQGIGSSAGIRQITAGTVDFGGSDAAMTDAQIAQVNRGVILVPTAGGAVSVVYNLPGVSNLKLSRATLPAIFSGQITNWSDAKIKADNPGVNLPNQPIKFVVRADGSGTTFIFTNHLSNINGYFKGRVGTSTAPKWTLPNVLKGKGNPGVAGLVARTPGSIGYVEYAFATKNNLKSAQIQNKAGEFVSPSLQTANAALSSVRFPDNYRVFVGDPTQGYPIVGLTWMMVYKQYPTAAKADAIKKWINWVLKDGQQYNDDLNYTRIPSDVTNRVLQTVNSSVK; translated from the coding sequence ATGACCTTTTCGACCACCACTTTGTACCGAGCGTTTACTACTTCAGTCGTAGCATCTGCTGTGGCCTTGAGTCCTATTTTGTCAGCAGTTGCTCAGGCTGAAACTCTCAATGGTGCAGGCGCAACTTTTCCGGCTCCACTTTACGAAAGATATGCTCGTGAAGTGAGAAAGAAGCATCCAGAATTAAAAATTAACTACCAAGGAATTGGTAGTAGTGCCGGGATTCGTCAAATCACTGCGGGTACTGTTGACTTTGGTGGTAGTGATGCAGCTATGACAGATGCACAAATCGCCCAAGTCAACAGAGGTGTGATATTAGTACCCACAGCAGGCGGCGCAGTTTCTGTTGTTTACAATTTGCCTGGTGTCAGCAACCTTAAATTATCTCGTGCTACATTACCAGCTATTTTTTCTGGTCAAATCACCAACTGGAGTGACGCTAAAATCAAAGCTGATAATCCTGGTGTAAATTTACCCAATCAACCGATTAAATTTGTAGTGCGTGCTGATGGTAGTGGTACAACTTTTATTTTCACTAACCACTTGAGTAATATTAATGGTTATTTCAAAGGTAGAGTTGGTACAAGCACCGCGCCTAAGTGGACTTTACCAAATGTCCTCAAAGGTAAAGGCAACCCAGGTGTAGCTGGCTTAGTAGCGCGTACTCCTGGTTCTATTGGTTATGTAGAATATGCCTTCGCTACCAAAAACAACCTCAAATCAGCACAAATACAAAACAAAGCAGGCGAATTTGTTTCTCCTTCTTTACAAACTGCTAACGCAGCTTTATCGTCTGTGAGATTCCCTGATAACTATCGTGTGTTTGTTGGTGATCCAACACAAGGTTATCCAATTGTTGGTCTTACTTGGATGATGGTTTATAAACAGTATCCTACAGCTGCAAAAGCTGACGCTATTAAGAAGTGGATTAATTGGGTACTAAAAGATGGTCAACAATATAATGATGACCTCAACTACACCAGAATTCCATCTGATGTTACCAATCGAGTATTACAAACAGTGAATAGTTCAGTGAAGTAG
- a CDS encoding AAA family ATPase: MTDVTLPPLIQQMLQPEFYPHPVTEPIRLSQTHVSYVLLTGDYAYKLKKPVNFGFLDFSTLEKRQHFCQEELRLNQRGAAQLYLEVLPITQEGEKYHLGGTGEPVEYALKMREFPQETLLSNLFAQGKLNEAHLEELGRVVAQYHAKTETNDYIRSFGEVPQIRAAFDENYEQTEKYIGGPQKQQQFDDSKAYTDKFFAERQELFHKRMQNHRIRECHGDLHLRNICLWQDQILLFDCIEFNEPFRFVDVMFDIAYAVMDLEAQARPDLSNAYLNTYLEQTGDWEGLEVLPIYLNRQSYVRAKVTSFLLDDPGVPAEVKQEAAQTAAKYYKLAWEYTQPKQGRLILMSGLSGSGKSTTAKYLARQLNAIHIRSDAVRKHLGGIALSERGGDDLYTPEMTQKTYARLLNLGTILANQGFTVILDAKYDRQQQRQAAISQAQQYQLPLQIVHCTAPVEVIRERLIHRTGDIADATVDLLASQLQQVETFSAAETPYVHTWDTTQANEAQLKILREKRV, translated from the coding sequence ATGACAGACGTAACTCTTCCACCTTTAATTCAGCAGATGTTACAGCCTGAATTTTATCCGCACCCTGTAACAGAACCAATTCGACTCAGCCAAACCCACGTTTCTTATGTGCTGTTAACAGGAGATTATGCCTATAAGCTGAAAAAACCAGTGAATTTTGGGTTTTTGGATTTTTCGACTTTGGAGAAACGGCAGCATTTTTGTCAGGAAGAATTGCGACTCAATCAACGGGGAGCAGCTCAATTATATTTGGAAGTTTTACCCATCACCCAAGAAGGCGAAAAATATCATTTAGGCGGCACAGGTGAGCCTGTCGAGTATGCACTCAAAATGCGCGAGTTTCCCCAAGAGACACTATTAAGTAACTTGTTTGCCCAAGGCAAGTTAAATGAGGCGCATTTAGAAGAATTGGGTCGGGTTGTGGCGCAGTATCATGCTAAAACCGAGACAAATGATTATATTCGCAGTTTTGGCGAAGTTCCGCAAATACGGGCGGCGTTTGATGAAAATTACGAGCAAACTGAAAAATATATCGGCGGCCCCCAGAAACAACAGCAGTTTGATGACAGCAAAGCTTATACCGATAAATTTTTTGCCGAAAGACAAGAATTATTTCACAAAAGAATGCAAAATCACCGCATTCGAGAATGTCATGGCGACTTACACCTGCGGAATATTTGTCTGTGGCAAGATCAAATTCTCTTATTTGATTGCATAGAGTTTAACGAACCGTTTCGCTTTGTCGATGTTATGTTCGATATTGCTTATGCAGTGATGGATTTAGAAGCGCAAGCACGTCCAGACTTGAGTAATGCTTATTTAAATACCTATTTAGAGCAGACTGGCGATTGGGAAGGCTTAGAGGTATTACCAATATATTTAAACCGACAGTCTTATGTCCGGGCGAAAGTCACGTCATTTTTATTAGATGATCCTGGTGTTCCAGCAGAAGTTAAACAAGAAGCAGCACAAACCGCAGCCAAATATTACAAGCTGGCTTGGGAATATACTCAACCCAAACAAGGAAGGCTAATTTTAATGTCGGGCTTGTCGGGTTCAGGGAAGAGTACAACTGCAAAATATTTGGCGCGACAATTGAATGCAATTCACATTCGCTCTGATGCGGTACGGAAGCATTTGGGCGGCATTGCTTTGTCGGAACGGGGTGGTGATGATTTGTATACGCCGGAAATGACCCAAAAAACTTATGCACGGTTGTTAAACTTGGGAACTATACTAGCTAATCAAGGTTTCACAGTGATTTTAGATGCTAAGTATGACCGACAACAACAGCGACAAGCAGCGATTTCCCAAGCGCAACAGTACCAATTGCCATTGCAAATTGTTCACTGTACAGCGCCTGTAGAAGTCATTAGAGAACGTCTCATTCATCGTACTGGTGATATTGCTGATGCTACGGTAGATTTATTAGCATCACAACTTCAACAAGTGGAAACTTTTAGTGCAGCAGAAACACCTTACGTTCATACTTGGGATACAACTCAAGCAAACGAGGCACAATTAAAAATTCTGCGCGAGAAAAGGGTTTAA